In one Oscillospiraceae bacterium genomic region, the following are encoded:
- a CDS encoding stage V sporulation protein B, whose product MKLNRSSMLYGTLILTGTSIVSQVLGFLYRILLSRLIGAEVMGLYQLIMPVYSVIMAITAVGLTVAVSNLSSEFHAHGNRAAIQQVLRRALVAFFVLFALVAAVTVLCYDPISVYLLGDARTQLGLLLLLPCILLTGIENLHKHYFYGTGNIRPPAAVELCEQFIRTGAVLGLLVVFLPQNPERTVGLIVVGMICCEIFSSATLAGLFRRHMRRCDGLPGPGVEGRALNRRMASIALPIGATALLGNLMGSANAVLIPQRLVASGVDVSDAMSAFGVLCGMTVPMLYLPTAFIGALGLVLVPKLAESTALKKTGESKRRIHKAMLATSVITMPAMAVLVVLGPDIGAFLFKEPTAGDFILPLSVGVLFNCYESVLHGVLNGVGKQKAAAWNSIAAGLLQLGCTFFLMGIPGVGLRGYVAGFVASSALGVLLNWRQVHKATGLRPQIFQWCTAPALAALLMGLCDNLLYRVLLGAGLDGHYAVPACLLFGAVLYLAALSAQGINPFRLFRLSK is encoded by the coding sequence TTGAAACTCAACCGCTCGTCCATGCTCTACGGTACGCTGATCCTGACGGGGACCAGCATCGTCTCCCAGGTGCTGGGCTTCCTCTACCGCATCCTCCTCTCCCGGCTGATCGGGGCGGAGGTGATGGGCCTGTACCAGCTCATCATGCCGGTCTACTCGGTGATCATGGCCATCACCGCCGTGGGGCTGACGGTGGCGGTGTCCAACCTGTCCTCCGAATTCCACGCCCACGGCAACCGCGCCGCCATCCAGCAGGTGCTGCGCCGGGCCCTGGTCGCCTTTTTCGTCCTCTTCGCCCTGGTGGCCGCGGTGACCGTGCTGTGCTACGACCCCATCTCGGTCTACCTGCTGGGGGACGCCCGCACCCAGCTGGGGCTCCTGCTGCTGCTGCCCTGCATCCTGCTCACCGGCATCGAGAACCTGCACAAGCACTACTTCTACGGTACGGGCAACATCCGCCCCCCCGCGGCGGTGGAGCTGTGCGAGCAGTTTATCCGCACCGGGGCCGTGCTGGGCCTGCTGGTGGTCTTTCTGCCCCAGAACCCGGAGCGCACCGTGGGGCTCATCGTCGTGGGCATGATCTGCTGCGAGATCTTCTCCTCCGCGACCCTGGCGGGCCTCTTCCGGCGGCACATGCGCCGCTGCGACGGCCTGCCCGGCCCCGGCGTGGAGGGGCGCGCCCTCAACCGCCGCATGGCCTCCATCGCCCTGCCCATCGGGGCCACCGCCCTGCTGGGCAACCTGATGGGCTCGGCCAACGCCGTGCTCATCCCCCAGCGGCTGGTGGCCTCCGGCGTGGACGTGTCCGACGCCATGAGCGCCTTCGGCGTGCTGTGCGGCATGACGGTGCCCATGCTCTACCTGCCCACCGCCTTCATCGGGGCCCTGGGCCTCGTGCTGGTGCCCAAGCTGGCCGAGAGCACCGCCCTGAAAAAAACCGGCGAATCCAAGCGCCGCATCCACAAGGCCATGCTGGCCACCTCGGTGATCACCATGCCCGCTATGGCCGTGCTGGTGGTGCTGGGGCCCGACATCGGGGCCTTTCTGTTCAAGGAGCCCACCGCCGGGGACTTCATCCTGCCCCTGTCGGTGGGGGTGCTGTTCAACTGCTACGAGTCGGTGCTCCACGGGGTGCTCAACGGCGTGGGGAAGCAGAAGGCCGCCGCGTGGAACTCCATCGCGGCGGGCCTGCTGCAATTGGGCTGTACCTTTTTCCTCATGGGCATCCCCGGCGTGGGGCTGCGGGGGTACGTGGCCGGCTTTGTGGCCAGCTCGGCCCTGGGCGTGCTCCTCAACTGGCGCCAGGTGCACAAGGCCACCGGCCTGCGGCCCCAGATCTTCCAGTGGTGCACCGCCCCCGCCCTGGCCGCCCTGCTCATGGGCCTGTGCGACAACCTGCTCTACCGGGTGCTGCTGGGGGCGGGGCTGGACGGGCACTACGCGGTGCCGGCCTGCCTGCTCTTCGGCGCGGTGCTCTACCTGGCCGCCCTCTCGGCCCAGGGGATCAACCCCTTCCGGCTCTTCCGGCTGAGCAAGTAA
- a CDS encoding membrane protein, with translation MIATVINVCLVLVGSLLGILFKNKISARFAEILTCALGLCVLGIGVSSMIGTRDTLCVILCMVAGTLLGEGLNIERRMDSLGEILRRRLMRGQGSSRFVEGFVTASVLFCVGAMAINGSMEAGISQKYDILISKGVIDGVTAITFAAAMGVGVAFSAVPLLLYQGGLTLIFAAVGQGMPQAVITEMSAVGGTIIVGIALNMLGLPKEKIRVGNMLPAIFLPILYIPLAEKLGGLLG, from the coding sequence ATGATCGCAACGGTGATCAACGTGTGCCTGGTGCTGGTGGGCAGCCTGCTGGGCATCCTGTTCAAAAACAAGATCAGCGCCCGGTTCGCCGAGATCCTCACCTGCGCCCTGGGCCTGTGCGTGCTGGGCATCGGCGTGTCCAGCATGATCGGCACGCGGGACACCCTCTGCGTCATCCTCTGCATGGTGGCGGGCACCCTGCTGGGGGAGGGGCTGAACATCGAGCGCCGCATGGACTCCCTGGGTGAGATCCTGCGCCGCAGGCTCATGCGGGGGCAGGGCAGCAGCCGCTTTGTGGAGGGCTTCGTCACCGCGTCGGTGCTCTTCTGCGTGGGGGCCATGGCCATCAACGGCTCCATGGAGGCGGGCATCTCCCAAAAGTACGATATTTTGATCTCCAAGGGGGTCATAGACGGGGTGACCGCCATCACCTTCGCCGCCGCCATGGGGGTGGGGGTGGCCTTTTCCGCGGTGCCGCTGCTGCTCTACCAGGGGGGCCTGACCCTGATTTTCGCCGCGGTGGGGCAGGGGATGCCCCAGGCGGTGATCACTGAGATGAGCGCCGTGGGCGGCACCATCATCGTGGGCATCGCCCTGAATATGCTGGGCCTGCCCAAGGAGAAGATCCGGGTGGGAAATATGCTTCCCGCCATCTTCCTGCCGATTTTGTACATCCCGCTGGCGGAAAAGCTGGGCGGCCTGCTGGGCTGA
- the crt_1 gene encoding short-chain-enoyl-CoA hydratase, which produces MGFVKLEQQGHVGVVTIDRQEALNALNSQVLSDLDAVLDEVEASEEIYVVVLTGAGRSFVAGADIGEMKEFSSADGKKFGVHGGSVFLKLENLSKPVICAVNGFALGGGCELSMACDIRLASEKAKFGQPEVGLGITPGFGGTQRLPRIVGISKAMELILTAKVIKAEEAKAIGLVSEVYPPEELMPKALELANAICANAQIAVKESKRCIRMGMQTDIHTGSAFEAEAFGVTCGTQDKDEGMGAFLEKRAEKNFKNK; this is translated from the coding sequence ATGGGATTTGTAAAGCTTGAGCAGCAGGGTCACGTGGGCGTGGTTACCATCGACCGGCAGGAGGCCCTCAACGCGCTGAACAGCCAGGTGCTCTCCGATCTGGACGCCGTTCTGGACGAGGTGGAGGCCAGCGAGGAGATCTACGTGGTGGTGCTCACCGGCGCGGGCCGCTCCTTCGTGGCCGGGGCCGACATCGGCGAGATGAAGGAGTTCTCCTCCGCCGACGGCAAGAAGTTCGGCGTGCACGGCGGCAGCGTGTTCCTGAAGCTGGAGAACCTGTCCAAGCCTGTTATCTGCGCGGTGAACGGCTTCGCGCTGGGCGGCGGCTGTGAGCTGAGCATGGCGTGCGACATCCGCCTGGCCAGCGAGAAGGCCAAGTTCGGCCAGCCCGAGGTGGGCCTGGGCATCACCCCCGGCTTCGGCGGCACCCAGCGGCTGCCCCGCATCGTGGGCATCTCCAAGGCCATGGAGCTCATCCTCACCGCCAAGGTCATCAAGGCCGAGGAGGCCAAGGCCATCGGCCTGGTCAGCGAGGTCTATCCGCCCGAGGAGCTCATGCCCAAGGCCCTGGAGCTGGCCAACGCCATCTGCGCCAACGCCCAGATCGCCGTGAAGGAGTCCAAGCGCTGCATCCGCATGGGCATGCAGACCGACATCCACACCGGCTCCGCCTTCGAGGCCGAGGCCTTCGGCGTCACCTGCGGCACCCAGGACAAGGACGAGGGCATGGGCGCGTTCCTGGAGAAGCGCGCGGAGAAGAACTTCAAGAATAAGTAA